Proteins encoded together in one Panthera uncia isolate 11264 chromosome A2, Puncia_PCG_1.0, whole genome shotgun sequence window:
- the GCK gene encoding hexokinase-4 has translation MAMDATRSQTQMPLNLAEQILADFQLQEADLKKVMWRMQKEMARGLRLETHEEASVKMLPTYVRSTPEGSEVGDFLSLDLGGTNFRVMLVKVGEGEEGQWSVKTKHQMYSIPEDAMTGTAEMLFDYISECISDFLDKHQMKHKKLPLGFTFSFPVRHEDIDKGILLNWTKGFKASGAEGNNIVGLLRDAIKRRGDFEMDVVAMVNDTVATMISCYYEDRRCEVGMIVGTGCNACYMEEMHNVELVEGDEGRMCVNTEWGAFGDSGELDEFLLEYDRVVDENSLNPGQQLYEKLIGGKYMGELVRLVLLKLVDENLLFRGEASEQLRTRGAFETRFVSQVESDSGDRKQIYNILSTLGLRPSATDCDIVRRACESVSTRAAHMCAAGLAGVINRMRESRSEDVMRITVGVDGSVYKLHPSFKERFHAIVRRLTPSCEITFIESEEGSGRGAALVSAVACKKACMLGQ, from the exons gcaGAGCAGATCCTGGCCGACTTCCAGCTGCAGGAGGCCGACTTGAAGAAGGTGATGTGGCGGATGCAGAAGGAGATGGCGCGAGGCCTGCGGCTGGAGACCCACGAGGAGGCCAGTGTGAAGATGCTGCCCACCTACGTGCGCTCCACCCCGGAAGGCTCCG AAGTTGGGGACTTCCTCTCCCTGGACCTGGGCGGCACCAACTTCAGGGTGATGCTGGTGAAGGTGGGGGAGGGCGAAGAGGGGCAGTGGAGCGTGAAGACCAAGCACCAGATGTATTCCATCCCTGAGGACGCCATGACGGGTACTGCTGAGATG CTCTTTGACTACATCTCTGAGTGCATCTCCGACTTCCTGGACAAGCACCAGATGAAGCACAAGAAGCTGCCCTTGGGCTTCACCTTCTCCTTCCCCGTGAGGCATGAGGACATCGACAAG GGCATCCTCCTCAATTGGACCAAGGGCTTCAAGGCCTCAGGAGCAGAAGGGAACAACATCGTTGGGCTCCTACGTGATGCCATCAAACGGAGAGGG GACTTTGAAATGGACGTGGTGGCGATGGTGAATGACACTGTGGCCACGATGATCTCCTGCTACTATGAAGACCGCCGGTGTGAGGTTGGCATGATTGTGG GAACAGGCTGCAATGCCTGCTACATGGAGGAGATGCACAACGTGGAGCTGGTGGAAGGGGACGAGGGCCGCATGTGCGTCAACACCGAGTGGGGCGCCTTCGGGGACTCCGGAGAGCTGGACGAGTTCCTGCTGGAGTATGACCGCGTGGTGGACGAGAACTCCCTGAACCCTGGGCAGCAGCT ATACGAGAAGCTCATCGGCGGCAAGTACATGGGCGAGCTGGTGCGGCTCGTGCTGCTGAAGCTCGTGGACGAGAACCTGCTCTTCCGCGGGGAGGCCTCGGAGCAGCTGCGCACGCGCGGCGCCTTCGAGACGCGCTTCGTGTCGCAGGTGGAGAG CGACTCGGGCGACCGCAAGCAGATCTACAACATCCTGAGCACTCTGGGGCTGAGGCCCTCAGCCACCGACTGCGACATCGTGCGCCGCGCCTGCGAGAGCGTGTCCACACGCGCCGCGCACATGTGCGCCGCGGGACTGGCGGGCGTCATCAACCGCATGCGCGAGAGCCGCAGCGAGGACGTGATGCGCATCACCGTGGGCGTGGACGGCTCTGTGTACAAACTGCACCCCAG CTTCAAGGAGAGGTTCCACGCCATCGTGCGCAGGCTGACGCCCAGCTGCGAGATCACCTTCATCGAGTCGGAGGAAGGCAGCGGCCGAGGCGCCGCCCTGGTGTCCGCGGTGGCCTGTAAGAAGGCCTGCATGCTGGGCCAGTGA